The following are encoded together in the Triticum dicoccoides isolate Atlit2015 ecotype Zavitan chromosome 6B, WEW_v2.0, whole genome shotgun sequence genome:
- the LOC119320376 gene encoding histone H2A.1-like → MAGRKGGDRKKAVTRSVKAGLQFPVGRIGRYLKKGRYAQRVGSGAPVYLAAVLEYLAAEVLELAGNAAKDNKKTRIIPRHLLLAVRNDQELGRLLAGVTIAHGGVIPNINSVLLPKKSPAAAEKEAKSPKKKTTAKSPKKKVAATKE, encoded by the exons ATGGCCGGAAGGAAGGGAGGCGACAGGAAGAAGGCGGTGACCAGGTCCGTCAAGGCCGGGCTCCAGTTCCCCGTCGGCCGCATCGGGCGCTACCTCAAGAAGGGCCGCTACGCGCAGCGCGTCGGCTCCGGCGCCCCCGTCTACCTCGCCGCCGTCCTCGAGTACCTCGCCGCTGAG GTTCTGGAGCTTGCCGGCAACGCGGCCAAGGACAACAAGAAGACCCGGATCATCCCGCGACACCTGCTGCTCGCCGTCCGCAACGACCAGGAGCTCGGAAGGCTGCTCGCCGGCGTCACCATCGCCCACGGCGGCGTGATCCCCAACATCAACTCCGTGCTGCTCCCAAAGAagtcccccgccgccgccgagaaggaggccaagtcgcccaagaagaagaccaccGCCAAGTCCCCCAAGAAGAAGGTCGCCGCCACCAAGGAGTAG